The DNA region CCGCTCGGCTCCTCAGTGTCACCGGCGGCGCTCCTCCACTTTCCTTCGATCCTAAACGTTCCAAGTCCGATAATGGTGCTCCTCAATCTGGCTTCGATTCTTACGATTTGAAGCCGCAATATTCAGCTGGTTCTTATGGTGGTTCTAGTAAGAAGATTGAGATACCTAATGGTAGGGTTGGGGTTCTTATTGGGAAAGGAGGTGAGACTATTAAGTATCTTCAGTTGCAGTCTGGGGCTAAGATTCAGGTTACTCGTGATATGGATGCGGATCCTAATTCTACTACGAGGATGGTTGAGCTTATGGGTACTTCTGATGCTGTTGCTTCTGCTGAGAAACTTATCAATGAAGTCCTTGCTGA from Lathyrus oleraceus cultivar Zhongwan6 chromosome 1, CAAS_Psat_ZW6_1.0, whole genome shotgun sequence includes:
- the LOC127105703 gene encoding uncharacterized protein LOC127105703; translated protein: MAEEPQYALKRKYEDQPTATDIQLEVANAKQKAQEAAARLLSVTGGAPPLSFDPKRSKSDNGAPQSGFDSYDLKPQYSAGSYGGSSKKIEIPNGRVGVLIGKGGETIKYLQLQSGAKIQVTRDMDADPNSTTRMVELMGTSDAVASAEKLINEVLAEAEAGASAGGGTRRMAAQSGGDEFSMQIPNNKVGLIIGKGGETIKSMQASTGARIQVISYYF